From a region of the Pseudophaeobacter arcticus DSM 23566 genome:
- a CDS encoding acyl-CoA carboxylase subunit beta: MTKMKSLLDTGSDDFRENDAQYRAKVDDLHALRRTQRVGGPEKARERHESKGKILPRERIERLIDPGTPFLELGELAGLNMHKGVPPGAGIITGIGVIEGRQCMIIANDATVKGGTYFGITCRKHVRAQKVAWKNRLPVITLVDSGGAFLPDQANLFPDEGQFGSIFHQQIGMSGDGIPQIAVVMGPCTAGGAYIPALCDEVVIVRGQGFMYLGGPELTFAATGEKVEAEELGGGKMHSSVSGVTDHLAEDDAHALAITRDIVRHLGEKPVPRKTPAEPRPPAYPTEEIYGIISRDPKVPTDNREIIARLVDDSDFHEFKPLYGDTIMTGWGRIHGHEVGIIANTGVLFVEAALKATHFINLCVQRDIPLLFLADVNGFMVGREVEQMGIAKAGAKMITAMSSARVPKFTIITGGSYGAGYLAMLGRPFQPDAMFAWPTGRSAIMGPEQAASVLAQVRAQINEREGKTWTPEEEEAFKAPIRKEYEEFQGAYNFASNLWIDSVIEPCETRNVMALMLDVTSRRAKVETNFGVFRM, translated from the coding sequence ATGACAAAAATGAAATCCCTCCTCGACACCGGGTCTGATGACTTCCGGGAAAACGATGCGCAGTATCGCGCCAAAGTTGACGATCTGCATGCGCTTCGGCGGACGCAGCGCGTCGGCGGCCCCGAAAAGGCGCGCGAACGGCACGAATCCAAAGGCAAGATCCTGCCGCGCGAGCGCATCGAGCGCTTGATCGATCCGGGCACGCCGTTTTTGGAACTCGGCGAACTGGCCGGGTTGAATATGCACAAGGGCGTTCCGCCCGGCGCCGGCATCATCACCGGCATTGGTGTGATCGAAGGCCGTCAGTGCATGATCATCGCCAATGATGCCACCGTAAAGGGCGGCACCTATTTCGGGATCACCTGCCGCAAACACGTGCGCGCGCAGAAAGTCGCGTGGAAAAACCGCCTGCCTGTCATCACGCTGGTGGATTCCGGCGGCGCTTTCCTACCCGACCAAGCCAATCTGTTCCCTGATGAGGGTCAATTCGGTTCGATCTTCCACCAACAGATCGGTATGTCTGGCGACGGCATTCCGCAGATCGCTGTGGTTATGGGCCCCTGCACCGCAGGCGGCGCCTATATTCCCGCGCTCTGCGACGAAGTCGTGATCGTGCGCGGTCAGGGCTTTATGTATCTGGGCGGGCCGGAATTGACCTTTGCCGCAACCGGCGAAAAGGTCGAAGCCGAAGAGTTGGGTGGCGGCAAAATGCACTCCTCCGTTTCCGGTGTGACCGACCATTTGGCCGAAGATGATGCGCACGCATTGGCCATCACCCGCGATATTGTGCGTCACTTGGGCGAGAAGCCCGTGCCCCGCAAAACACCCGCCGAACCGCGTCCGCCGGCCTACCCGACCGAGGAAATTTACGGCATCATCAGCCGCGACCCCAAGGTGCCGACTGACAACCGCGAGATCATCGCACGTCTGGTCGATGACAGTGATTTCCACGAGTTTAAACCGCTCTATGGTGACACCATCATGACCGGATGGGGCCGTATCCATGGCCACGAAGTCGGCATTATCGCCAACACCGGTGTGCTCTTTGTCGAGGCCGCGTTGAAGGCCACGCATTTCATCAATCTTTGTGTCCAGCGCGATATTCCGCTGCTGTTCCTGGCCGATGTGAACGGCTTTATGGTGGGCCGCGAGGTCGAACAGATGGGCATCGCCAAAGCAGGTGCCAAGATGATCACCGCCATGTCCTCGGCACGGGTGCCGAAGTTCACCATCATCACCGGCGGCTCCTACGGGGCCGGTTATCTGGCGATGCTGGGCCGTCCGTTCCAACCGGACGCGATGTTCGCGTGGCCCACGGGCCGCTCCGCGATCATGGGCCCCGAGCAAGCGGCCAGCGTTCTGGCGCAGGTGCGCGCCCAGATCAACGAACGCGAAGGCAAAACCTGGACCCCAGAGGAAGAGGAAGCCTTTAAGGCCCCGATCCGCAAGGAATACGAAGAATTTCAAGGGGCCTATAATTTCGCATCGAACCTCTGGATCGACAGCGTGATTGAACCGTGTGAAACCCGCAACGTCATGGCGCTTATGCTGGATGTGACGTCGCGCAGAGCCAAGGTCGAAACCAATTTCGGCGTGTTTAGGATGTGA
- a CDS encoding phenylacetate--CoA ligase family protein, with amino-acid sequence MQFGMRFRRQDAADKVNDRFWHEIEGMPLDKVRQIQEERLRDQMAYLKANSTFYQEKFAEAGVDFDDIRTIEDLQKLPYTYKTEIRESLAAEPPFGKHRAAPMADIVQMQASSGTTGSPSYVAMTEADCEMWHEMTARCFFANGVRPGDMVLHAFALAKGFVGGIPVMQGLQYMGAVDVPVGADGGAERLLRACADTRPRCIVGAPNFVLHLAEKAPEVLGCKASELGVEHVIVGGEPGGGIPAIRAKIEEAWGAKCCEMLGGTDLGVTYWAECDAQSGMHMVNMDYIITELLDPESGKIIPWEKGAEGEMIYTALGRQASPVVRFRSGDYIEVIDTECTCGRTGPKIRCTGRTDDMLIVRGANVFPSAVNSVVTEMVPDTNGVMRIVADFTGHTTQGALTVIVERGPDRDPADDAALKKKIEQRLRDALVFKADVHLVAPDTFEKPGAAKVAFVLREYPDLP; translated from the coding sequence ATGCAATTTGGAATGCGCTTCCGGCGGCAGGATGCCGCCGACAAGGTAAATGATCGTTTCTGGCACGAGATCGAGGGCATGCCTCTCGATAAAGTGCGCCAGATTCAGGAAGAGCGGCTTCGCGATCAAATGGCCTATCTCAAGGCAAACTCGACCTTCTATCAGGAGAAGTTCGCCGAGGCGGGCGTGGATTTTGATGATATCCGCACCATCGAAGATCTGCAAAAGCTGCCTTATACCTATAAAACTGAGATCCGCGAAAGCCTTGCGGCGGAGCCGCCCTTTGGCAAGCATCGGGCCGCACCGATGGCGGACATCGTCCAGATGCAAGCCTCGTCCGGCACAACCGGCAGCCCGTCTTACGTGGCAATGACCGAAGCTGATTGCGAAATGTGGCACGAGATGACCGCGCGTTGTTTCTTTGCCAATGGCGTGCGTCCGGGCGATATGGTGCTGCATGCCTTTGCACTGGCCAAAGGTTTTGTTGGCGGCATTCCGGTGATGCAAGGTTTGCAATACATGGGTGCAGTCGATGTGCCGGTGGGCGCCGATGGCGGGGCCGAACGGCTCTTGCGCGCCTGTGCCGACACGCGCCCGCGCTGCATTGTCGGCGCGCCGAATTTCGTTCTGCATCTGGCCGAAAAAGCGCCTGAGGTGCTTGGCTGCAAGGCCAGCGAATTGGGCGTCGAACATGTGATCGTCGGCGGCGAACCCGGCGGCGGCATTCCTGCCATCCGTGCCAAAATCGAAGAGGCTTGGGGCGCGAAATGCTGTGAAATGCTAGGCGGCACCGATCTCGGCGTGACCTATTGGGCCGAATGCGACGCGCAATCGGGCATGCATATGGTCAACATGGACTATATTATCACTGAATTGCTTGACCCTGAAAGCGGCAAAATCATTCCGTGGGAAAAGGGCGCCGAAGGCGAAATGATCTACACCGCGCTTGGCCGTCAGGCCAGCCCTGTGGTGCGGTTCCGGTCCGGCGATTATATCGAAGTGATCGACACCGAATGCACCTGCGGGCGCACCGGGCCCAAGATCCGCTGCACCGGCCGGACCGACGACATGCTGATTGTGCGCGGGGCCAATGTGTTCCCTTCGGCGGTCAACAGCGTGGTCACCGAAATGGTGCCGGACACCAATGGCGTCATGCGCATCGTGGCCGATTTCACCGGCCACACCACGCAGGGCGCGCTGACGGTGATTGTTGAACGCGGGCCCGACCGTGACCCCGCAGATGACGCGGCCCTCAAGAAAAAGATCGAACAGCGCCTGCGCGACGCTCTTGTCTTCAAGGCCGATGTTCATCTGGTGGCCCCTGACACCTTTGAAAAACCCGGCGCCGCCAAGGTCGCCTTTGTTCTGAGAGAATATCCAGATCTGCCATGA
- a CDS encoding acyl-CoA dehydrogenase family protein, with translation MDFTLNDEQRQIYEYGGQLAQQYDNTYWLEHARKHEFPHDMFKQIADDGFLGIMVPEEYGGAGLGMTEMALFMEGTANHGIPLLMMVVGPTMSLAHLASHGTEFHKKELLPAACRGDIQFCFAITEPGAGSNTMKATTLAKRNGNRFTLSGEKTFITGAEVADYCLVVARTKPHNEVDRKTDGFTLFAVDLKKKGVDKQRVKISIPLPEEQWTLFFDDVDLGPEDVVGEVDEGFSILFDSLNPERIILSALCCGIGRFALNKGVAYASERNVFGQPIGAHQGVQHPMAKAHTAVEMASLMTRRAAWEFDNKLPAGASSNMAKYAAAEAGIEAVDAALQAHGGSGFTEDTGLYEMYPLVRLLRTAPVNRELCLSFIGEKVMGLPRSY, from the coding sequence ATGGATTTTACTCTGAACGACGAACAACGTCAGATCTACGAATACGGCGGCCAGCTGGCCCAGCAATACGACAACACCTATTGGCTCGAGCACGCCCGCAAGCATGAATTCCCGCACGACATGTTCAAACAGATTGCCGATGACGGCTTCTTGGGGATCATGGTGCCGGAAGAATACGGCGGCGCCGGCCTTGGCATGACCGAAATGGCGTTGTTCATGGAAGGCACCGCCAACCATGGTATTCCGCTTTTGATGATGGTGGTCGGACCGACCATGTCGCTGGCTCACCTCGCCAGCCACGGCACCGAATTCCACAAGAAAGAGCTGCTGCCGGCGGCCTGCCGCGGTGACATCCAGTTCTGTTTCGCGATCACCGAACCCGGTGCCGGATCCAACACCATGAAGGCCACGACACTGGCCAAGCGCAATGGCAACCGGTTCACGCTGTCGGGCGAAAAAACCTTTATCACCGGTGCCGAAGTGGCGGATTACTGCCTCGTCGTGGCGCGGACCAAACCCCACAATGAAGTCGACCGTAAGACCGACGGCTTTACCCTCTTTGCGGTCGACCTGAAGAAAAAAGGCGTCGACAAGCAGCGGGTTAAGATCTCGATCCCGCTGCCCGAGGAACAGTGGACATTGTTCTTTGATGACGTGGATCTGGGCCCCGAAGATGTGGTCGGCGAAGTGGACGAAGGCTTCTCGATCCTGTTCGACAGCCTCAACCCCGAGCGCATCATCCTCTCCGCACTGTGCTGCGGCATCGGCCGGTTCGCGCTGAACAAAGGCGTGGCTTATGCCTCCGAGCGCAACGTATTCGGTCAACCGATCGGCGCGCACCAAGGCGTGCAACACCCGATGGCCAAAGCGCACACAGCGGTCGAAATGGCCAGCCTGATGACCCGTCGCGCGGCATGGGAGTTTGACAACAAACTGCCTGCTGGTGCTTCGTCGAACATGGCAAAATATGCCGCCGCCGAAGCCGGGATCGAGGCCGTAGATGCCGCGCTACAGGCGCATGGCGGATCGGGCTTTACCGAGGATACAGGGCTTTACGAGATGTACCCGCTGGTGCGTTTGCTGCGCACGGCGCCGGTCAACCGCGAGCTGTGCCTCAGCTTCATTGGTGAAAAGGTCATGGGTCTGCCGCGATCTTATTGA
- a CDS encoding enoyl-CoA hydratase/isomerase family protein: MSDPVVASIEGATGIIDLARPEKFNCLSLDVHERITAARAEFEANPDIRAILIRAQGKHFCTGADLTEVKGKLNDPAALDHFIAFGMENLRALETSSLPVVVAVQGLCLAGGIELMLACDVCFAAESAQFGDQHAQFGLIPGWGGSQRLTRLMGQRRALDLMFSARWLEAGEAKEAGLVNYIVPDADLHEAALEYCQKIATRSRPGIAEMKRLAREGADLGIDQQMRLERDAAVRALPSDDVAEGLNAFENRRKPEFKG; this comes from the coding sequence ATGAGCGACCCCGTAGTCGCCAGCATCGAAGGTGCCACCGGCATCATTGATCTGGCCCGCCCTGAGAAATTCAATTGCCTGTCACTTGACGTGCATGAACGCATCACTGCCGCGCGTGCGGAATTCGAGGCAAACCCGGACATCCGGGCGATCCTCATCCGTGCGCAGGGCAAGCATTTTTGCACCGGTGCCGATTTGACGGAAGTGAAAGGTAAATTGAACGATCCCGCCGCGCTGGATCATTTCATTGCTTTTGGCATGGAAAACCTGCGTGCGCTCGAAACCTCCTCCCTCCCTGTCGTCGTGGCCGTGCAGGGTTTGTGTCTGGCCGGTGGGATCGAACTTATGTTGGCATGCGATGTGTGCTTCGCTGCCGAAAGCGCCCAGTTTGGCGATCAACACGCGCAATTCGGTTTGATCCCCGGTTGGGGCGGATCGCAACGGCTCACCCGGTTGATGGGTCAGCGCCGCGCGCTTGATCTGATGTTCTCGGCGCGCTGGCTCGAGGCGGGAGAGGCCAAAGAGGCCGGTCTGGTCAATTACATCGTGCCGGATGCGGATTTGCACGAGGCCGCGCTGGAATATTGCCAGAAGATCGCGACCCGCTCGCGTCCCGGTATCGCCGAGATGAAGCGTTTGGCGCGCGAAGGTGCCGATCTTGGCATCGATCAGCAAATGCGGCTTGAGCGCGACGCAGCTGTGCGCGCTTTGCCGAGTGATGACGTCGCCGAAGGCCTTAATGCTTTCGAAAACCGGCGCAAACCTGAATTCAAGGGCTAA